A window of Panicum virgatum strain AP13 chromosome 8K, P.virgatum_v5, whole genome shotgun sequence contains these coding sequences:
- the LOC120646232 gene encoding uncharacterized protein LOC120646232 encodes MMKLAVRQQRYRLKKTFFDPFPLHLVMKTSPINSMSDKQWIDLVESWKAPEKMDICQTNKDNRDNVMLHQTTGSQSYMVFVENIGDKYSGHEPDAFDLFKDCHYNKKTKGYTPAVQAAIAQMENKLSTTTESEAPKVVNQVVADVLAERTRKNQFLCNVGIEIAQPTSSEQNGAVPDLQAENAKLRSIINTQHRQIDDLTMKVHETEEGRIGTKKRQVRSKLSWKRNLN; translated from the exons ATGATGAAGCTTGCGGTTCGCCAACAACGTTACAGGCTGAAGAAGACATTTTTCGATCCTTTTCCACTACATTTAGTTATGAAAACTTCTCCAATCAATTCCATGTCTGATAAACAGTGGATTGACCTTGTGGAATCATGGAAGGCTCCAGAAAAAATG GACATATGTCAAACGAACAAAGACAACCGAGATAATGTTATGTTACATCAAACTACCGGGTCCCAGAGTTACATGGTCTTTGTTGAAAATATT GGAGATAAGTACAGTGGTCATGAACCTGATGCATTTGATTTGTTCAAGGACTGCCACTACAACAAGAAAACGAAGGGCTACACGCCTGCTGTGCAGGCTGCAATT GCTCAAATGGAGAACAAGTTATCTACAACTACAGAAAGTGAAGCACCCAAGGTTGTGAATCAGGTTGTAGCTGATGTGCTTGCTGAGAGAACACGAAAGAATCAGTTCCTTTGCAATGTGGGGATCGAGATTGCACAGCCTACATCCAGTGAACAAAATGGTGCTGTCCCAGATCTGCAAGCAGAGAATGCTAAACTTCGGTCGATTATCAACACCCAACATAGACAGATTGATGATTTGACAATGAAAGTACATGAAACAGAGGAGGGAAGAATCGGGACAAAGAAGAGACAAGTAAGAAGTAAGCTGAGCTGGAAGCGAAACTTGAACTAG